In a single window of the Clostridia bacterium genome:
- a CDS encoding nucleotidyltransferase domain-containing protein, producing MEEVLNLVVEKIVKTVNPDKIILFGSRSRGQEGSYSDYDLLVLKRGINNRRALAHQIYRILVDVPAAVDILVETPEKIERYRNSRGFVYAEAARGRVVYER from the coding sequence GTGGAAGAAGTACTTAATTTAGTAGTCGAAAAGATAGTGAAGACTGTAAACCCCGATAAAATTATTCTTTTTGGATCCAGGAGCAGGGGGCAGGAAGGATCGTATAGTGATTATGATCTTTTGGTGCTAAAGCGAGGAATAAATAATCGCCGTGCTTTAGCCCACCAGATCTATAGAATCCTGGTCGATGTTCCAGCGGCCGTGGACATACTTGTAGAAACCCCGGAAAAAATAGAAAGGTACCGTAATTCACGAGGGTTCGTGTATGCTGAGGCCGCAAGAGGGCGGGTAGTTTATGAGCGATGA